A single window of Methylomarinum sp. Ch1-1 DNA harbors:
- a CDS encoding beta-ketoacyl-ACP synthase III, translating into MKRSSRVIGTGGYLPETVRTNDDISQMVDTSDSWIYERTGIKSRRIAGPEETAASMAEIAARQAIDMAGIEAADIDLIIVATGTPDRVYPSTACLLQHRLGIKDCVAFDIQAACSGSIFALSIADQYIKSGAANKVLISGTEICSRIVDWTDRATCILFGDGAGAALLEASDKPGVMSTHIHSDGGFEDLLYCPNPQVAADANKEQLGYISMRGNEVFKMAVNTLGRIVDETLAANGLDKTDIDWLVPHQANTRIIAATAKKLKMSMDQVVMTLENQGNTSSASVLLALNEAVRDGRIQRGQVVLLEAFGAGFTWGSALLKY; encoded by the coding sequence ATGAAACGCAGCTCGAGAGTCATAGGAACCGGCGGCTATCTGCCGGAAACGGTGCGCACCAATGACGATATTTCGCAAATGGTTGATACCTCCGATAGCTGGATCTACGAGCGCACCGGCATCAAGTCGCGTCGCATTGCCGGTCCGGAGGAGACTGCCGCCAGCATGGCGGAAATCGCCGCACGTCAGGCGATAGACATGGCCGGCATCGAGGCGGCAGATATCGATTTGATCATCGTTGCGACGGGCACGCCCGATAGAGTTTATCCCAGCACTGCTTGTCTGTTGCAGCATCGTTTGGGCATCAAGGATTGTGTGGCTTTTGATATTCAAGCGGCTTGTTCCGGTTCCATTTTTGCGCTCAGCATTGCCGATCAGTATATCAAGTCAGGCGCAGCGAATAAGGTTCTGATCTCCGGAACGGAGATCTGTTCGCGCATTGTCGATTGGACCGATAGGGCAACCTGTATCCTCTTCGGCGATGGCGCCGGCGCGGCATTGCTCGAGGCCAGCGATAAGCCCGGCGTTATGTCGACTCATATTCACTCCGATGGCGGTTTTGAGGATTTGTTGTATTGCCCAAATCCTCAAGTAGCGGCGGATGCAAATAAAGAACAATTAGGCTATATCAGCATGCGCGGCAATGAAGTTTTCAAGATGGCCGTTAACACCTTAGGGCGCATAGTCGATGAGACTCTGGCTGCCAACGGTCTGGATAAAACCGATATAGACTGGTTAGTGCCGCATCAGGCTAATACCAGAATTATCGCGGCAACCGCTAAGAAGCTGAAGATGTCGATGGATCAGGTGGTGATGACGCTGGAAAATCAGGGTAATACCTCATCGGCCTCTGTGCTGCTGGCGCTTAACGAGGCGGTTAGAGATGGGCGTATACAACGAGGACAGGTAGTGCTGTTGGAGGCTTTCGGGGCGGGCTTTACCTGGGGTTCGGCATTGTTAAAATACTAG
- the fabD gene encoding ACP S-malonyltransferase — protein sequence MSEQNYNLAFVFPGQGSQSVGMMSGLADIYPVVKQTFEQASEALGLDLWALVANGPADELNQTHNTQPAMLTAGVAMWRVWCEQSQIRPAWMAGHSLGEYTALVCSAAIGFEDGVKLVAERGRLMQEAVPAGVGAMAAIIGLDDHQVVKACNDSADNEIVSAVNFNAPGQVVIAGHAAAVERAMQAAKDMGAKRALKLPVSVPSHCALMEPAAEKLAERLAEIAVNIPNVTLIHNADVAAHSAAEVIRNALREQLFKPVRWVDSVKFMHDQGVSEFVECGPGKVLMGLNKRIVKEATHVTMYDPETLNQVLEQLNG from the coding sequence ATGAGTGAACAGAATTATAATTTAGCGTTTGTGTTTCCCGGTCAGGGATCGCAATCTGTCGGCATGATGTCGGGTTTGGCGGACATCTATCCAGTGGTCAAGCAAACATTTGAGCAGGCTTCCGAGGCGCTGGGATTAGACTTGTGGGCGTTGGTGGCGAATGGTCCGGCTGATGAGTTGAATCAGACTCACAATACTCAGCCGGCGATGCTGACGGCTGGCGTCGCCATGTGGCGGGTTTGGTGCGAACAGAGTCAGATCAGACCGGCATGGATGGCGGGTCATAGCTTGGGTGAATACACGGCATTGGTGTGCTCCGCAGCGATCGGCTTTGAAGATGGCGTTAAACTGGTAGCCGAGCGTGGTCGTTTGATGCAGGAGGCTGTCCCTGCCGGTGTCGGTGCGATGGCGGCAATCATTGGTCTCGATGATCATCAGGTGGTGAAGGCTTGCAATGACAGCGCCGACAATGAGATTGTCTCGGCAGTCAATTTCAACGCCCCAGGGCAGGTGGTTATCGCCGGCCATGCCGCGGCGGTGGAAAGGGCGATGCAGGCGGCCAAGGATATGGGGGCCAAGCGCGCCTTGAAGTTGCCGGTTAGCGTGCCTTCGCATTGTGCTTTAATGGAGCCGGCGGCGGAAAAGCTGGCGGAAAGGTTGGCGGAAATTGCGGTGAACATACCGAACGTCACTTTGATTCATAATGCCGACGTGGCCGCGCACAGCGCTGCCGAAGTGATTCGCAATGCCTTGCGCGAACAATTGTTCAAGCCGGTGCGCTGGGTCGATAGTGTTAAGTTCATGCATGATCAAGGCGTTTCCGAATTTGTTGAATGCGGTCCAGGGAAGGTATTGATGGGCTTGAACAAGCGTATCGTCAAAGAGGCGACTCATGTGACTATGTATGATCCTGAAACATTAAATCAAGTGTTGGAGCAATTGAATGGATAA